A genomic region of Candidatus Angelobacter sp. contains the following coding sequences:
- a CDS encoding PQQ-dependent sugar dehydrogenase — MQDRTTNGTLLAILLAFAVFHPVTRAETNAGPTISLKLMTEGLGAPIGLVPIPDGSGRLLVAEQAGLIQLIDRDGKKSAQPFLDLREKIVPLGKGMEERGLLGLALNPQFKFNHKFYGVYSAPLRTNAPLQWDHAERLSEFRTTGADFATADPASERVLLEIDEPDWNHNSGRLAFGPDGFLYWTVGDGGAFNDVGDVARGRGHPPEGNGQKLDTLLGKVLRLDVEHGTPYGIPKDNPYADGKRGLPEIFAYGLRNPWGISFDRGGKHDLIVVDVGQDRWEEINVIVKGGNYGWRLREGFEGFDPKDPLHAPTNAATVGADGKPFVDPVFAYKTLRGRGTDPQSYGVTITGGYVYRGKAIPALLGKYIFADWSRSMAIPDGTLLVATIPPPGSGTARWTVQPLALKEFPNGRIKSFIWALGEDDEGELYVLANGINSVVQTRGKVFKLVPQQESP; from the coding sequence ATGCAGGACAGAACCACGAATGGAACGCTGCTGGCCATTCTTCTCGCGTTCGCCGTCTTCCACCCAGTGACTCGCGCCGAGACGAACGCTGGTCCAACCATCAGCCTGAAGCTGATGACCGAAGGGTTGGGCGCGCCGATTGGACTCGTTCCGATTCCCGACGGCTCGGGACGATTGCTCGTGGCCGAGCAGGCCGGTCTCATTCAACTCATCGACCGCGATGGGAAAAAGTCCGCGCAGCCCTTCCTCGATCTTCGGGAAAAGATCGTCCCGCTGGGCAAAGGGATGGAGGAGCGCGGTCTCCTCGGACTGGCGCTGAACCCGCAGTTCAAGTTCAACCACAAGTTCTATGGGGTCTATAGTGCGCCGCTTCGCACCAACGCGCCGCTCCAATGGGATCACGCCGAGCGCCTCAGTGAATTCAGAACTACCGGCGCTGACTTCGCGACGGCCGACCCAGCCTCCGAGCGCGTCCTTCTGGAAATCGACGAGCCGGACTGGAATCACAACAGCGGTCGCCTCGCGTTCGGACCGGATGGTTTTCTGTACTGGACCGTGGGCGACGGCGGCGCTTTCAACGACGTCGGCGACGTGGCGCGCGGACGCGGTCATCCGCCCGAGGGCAACGGCCAGAAGCTCGACACCCTCCTCGGCAAGGTGCTGCGCCTCGACGTCGAACACGGCACGCCCTATGGCATTCCGAAGGACAATCCCTACGCCGATGGCAAGAGGGGGTTGCCGGAGATTTTCGCTTACGGCCTGCGCAATCCCTGGGGCATCTCCTTCGATCGCGGCGGCAAGCACGACTTGATCGTCGTCGATGTGGGGCAGGATCGTTGGGAGGAAATCAACGTCATCGTCAAAGGCGGCAATTACGGCTGGCGTTTGCGCGAAGGCTTCGAGGGATTCGATCCGAAGGACCCGCTTCACGCCCCGACCAATGCCGCAACCGTAGGAGCCGATGGCAAGCCATTCGTCGATCCGGTCTTTGCCTACAAAACGTTGCGCGGACGCGGCACGGATCCGCAATCCTACGGCGTCACGATCACCGGCGGATATGTCTATCGCGGCAAAGCCATCCCGGCGCTCCTCGGTAAATATATCTTTGCTGACTGGTCACGCAGCATGGCCATCCCCGACGGCACGCTGCTGGTCGCGACGATTCCGCCGCCCGGTTCCGGCACGGCGCGCTGGACCGTCCAGCCACTGGCGCTCAAGGAATTTCCCAACGGACGAATCAAATCCTTCATTTGGGCCCTGGGCGAGGACGACGAGGGAG